In the Ilumatobacteraceae bacterium genome, one interval contains:
- a CDS encoding prepilin peptidase, protein METTLVLVACAVMGLLIGSFLTVVVDRVPRGGSVVQPPSACGACGNRLTAPDLVPIGSWLTLRGKCRHCGNPIGTEPLIIETANAALFVLFGLKFGADIALVAFCVMAAALVALVWIDLHTFRLPREITYTAIALSAPFLVIAALVDDEPERIWQAAFGAGIALAIMGIIYVASRGGMGDGDVRLAPLLGMHLGYLNPGIVPIGLFFGFLLGAVIGVVAMSVGKAGRKTALPFGPFLAAGAVVAVFIGQAAVDLIWHG, encoded by the coding sequence ATGGAAACGACACTGGTTCTTGTTGCCTGCGCCGTAATGGGGTTGTTGATCGGCTCGTTCTTGACCGTGGTGGTCGATCGCGTGCCGCGTGGCGGATCGGTGGTGCAGCCCCCGAGCGCGTGTGGCGCGTGCGGGAACCGCCTGACGGCACCTGACCTGGTACCGATCGGAAGTTGGCTGACCCTGCGCGGGAAGTGCCGACACTGCGGCAACCCGATCGGGACCGAACCGTTGATCATCGAGACGGCGAACGCCGCCCTGTTCGTGCTGTTCGGCCTGAAGTTCGGGGCCGACATCGCACTGGTCGCGTTCTGCGTGATGGCCGCAGCGCTGGTGGCGCTGGTCTGGATCGACCTGCACACGTTCCGGCTGCCGCGCGAGATCACGTACACCGCGATCGCGCTGAGCGCACCGTTCCTGGTGATCGCTGCGCTGGTCGACGACGAACCCGAACGCATCTGGCAGGCCGCCTTCGGTGCCGGCATCGCGCTGGCGATCATGGGCATCATCTACGTGGCCAGCCGTGGCGGGATGGGCGACGGCGACGTGCGCCTCGCCCCTCTGCTCGGCATGCACCTCGGCTACCTGAACCCGGGCATCGTGCCGATCGGCCTGTTCTTCGGCTTCTTGCTCGGCGCGGTGATCGGCGTCGTGGCGATGAGCGTCGGCAAGGCCGGGCGCAAGACGGCGTTGCCGTTCGGCCCGTTCCTCGCCGCCGGTGCCGTGGTCGCCGTGTTCATCGGCCAAGCGGCCGTCGATCTGATCTGGCATGGCTGA
- a CDS encoding DUF559 domain-containing protein produces MDVDRLIAEISAIAGRQYGLVRTDQVPAAEQSRLRHVARRGILVRVAKGVYRVAGAPETWHQHLQAGVWSLGPTTVVSHRAAAQLHGFDGFEGEVVEFTIDRSCRGRRPSAVPCTVHTTTYRRPRDRVSVDGFPTTSPIRTVIDLARDRASTDELERAVDSAIRTRGATLELIFERLALIRGPGSWGLGRLYSVLTSSGGHTVLERRFIQLVQGAGIPVPTPQVVHRLDGRHVARVDFAFGDHGVVVEVSGGRGHSSPRERAKDARRRNDLQRLGQLVLEFTFEQVIHDPLMVIEVLRTTLAGRSSRPSA; encoded by the coding sequence ATGGACGTCGATCGACTCATCGCCGAGATCTCGGCAATCGCCGGCCGGCAGTACGGCCTGGTCCGCACCGACCAGGTGCCCGCCGCCGAGCAGAGCCGTCTGCGTCACGTTGCCCGGCGGGGCATTCTCGTGCGGGTGGCCAAGGGTGTCTATCGAGTCGCGGGCGCCCCCGAGACCTGGCATCAGCATCTCCAGGCCGGCGTCTGGTCGCTCGGGCCGACCACCGTGGTGAGCCATCGGGCGGCTGCACAACTGCACGGCTTCGACGGTTTCGAGGGTGAAGTGGTGGAGTTCACCATCGACCGTTCGTGTCGCGGCCGCCGTCCATCCGCCGTGCCGTGCACGGTGCACACCACGACCTACCGGCGACCGCGTGACCGAGTGTCGGTCGACGGGTTTCCGACCACGTCGCCGATTCGCACCGTCATCGACCTGGCCAGGGATCGAGCCTCGACCGACGAACTCGAGCGGGCCGTCGACTCGGCGATCCGGACGCGGGGCGCGACGCTGGAGCTGATCTTCGAACGACTCGCCCTGATCCGTGGCCCCGGTAGCTGGGGGTTGGGGCGCCTCTACTCGGTGTTGACATCGTCCGGTGGGCACACCGTGCTCGAGCGCAGGTTCATCCAACTGGTCCAGGGCGCCGGAATACCGGTGCCAACGCCGCAGGTGGTGCATCGACTCGATGGACGTCACGTGGCGCGTGTCGACTTCGCGTTCGGCGATCACGGTGTCGTCGTCGAGGTGTCCGGCGGCCGCGGCCATTCCTCCCCGCGCGAGCGGGCGAAGGATGCCCGACGCCGAAACGACCTGCAGCGGCTCGGACAGCTCGTGCTCGAGTTCACCTTCGAGCAGGTGATCCACGACCCACTGATGGTGATCGAGGTGCTACGGACCACGCTCGCCGGTCGATCCTCCCGCCCGTCCGCCTGA
- a CDS encoding ATP/GTP-binding protein — protein MSATSDPTAAPGKIPVKIVVAGGFGVGKSTFVNTISEIEPLRSEAMMTTASADVDDLSHISKKETTTVAMDFGRISLTPEIVLYLFGTPGQERFHFMWNELSRGAIGAVILADTRRLGDCFAAIDYFEARSMPFIVAVNPFDGQKTHAIEAVREAVQVDGNVPMLFCDARQREDVKNGLIALVELALLRERSQAQVRA, from the coding sequence GTGTCCGCAACCTCTGATCCCACCGCTGCACCGGGCAAGATCCCGGTCAAGATCGTCGTGGCCGGCGGCTTCGGCGTCGGCAAGTCGACGTTCGTCAACACGATCTCGGAAATCGAGCCGCTCCGGTCCGAGGCGATGATGACCACCGCGTCCGCCGACGTCGACGACCTGTCGCACATCTCCAAGAAGGAGACGACCACGGTCGCGATGGACTTCGGTCGCATCTCGCTCACCCCCGAGATCGTGCTGTATCTGTTCGGCACACCCGGCCAGGAACGCTTCCACTTCATGTGGAACGAGCTGTCTCGCGGCGCGATCGGGGCCGTCATCCTGGCCGACACCCGACGGCTGGGCGACTGCTTCGCCGCGATCGACTACTTCGAGGCGCGCAGCATGCCGTTCATCGTCGCGGTGAACCCGTTCGACGGACAGAAGACGCACGCGATCGAAGCGGTCCGCGAGGCCGTGCAGGTCGACGGCAACGTTCCGATGCTGTTCTGCGACGCACGCCAGCGCGAAGACGTCAAGAACGGTCTGATCGCACTCGTCGAACTCGCGCTCCTGCGTGAACGATCTCAGGCCCAAGTTCGGGCCTGA
- a CDS encoding HAMP domain-containing protein, translating into MRRLSLSTKLFAAALPLIIAVGGLLALTVRSDLDKIERAESGADLGSVWEPLITALNAVEAEADTLDDDSGSGDVATADAGVRRVTDQALNDLRLSIEGLGAFEAASAHVTAGRSALSAARRNIDMAAIAPEMATDVDPIDAYAMAAREFVAVGQLLPSEAGDAELGRELLAVVKLAEAKLHANDVLAGTRAWETDPTDNSPLAQSRAAYASLLTTFGEFEAIAPEDWGAEFRQSGFTTTLGRYNTELTSAARAADAGTVELFDSAGFDTFIDQVVDFERTISQSIVEGANAQADATRSATLRRIGIILAVVLVGAIVAWFITRSVTRRVKAVANSANKVASDQLPALVEALRDPRGKAVLPEIEPVDAKGSDDLADLAHAFNSMQETLIDVAHEQVEVLRRGVSDIFITMARRNRSLIDRQLSMLDEFEASVDDHQVLSNYYQLDHLATRMRRNSESLLVLANAEPKRRRVKATEIDDVVRASIGEVEDYRRIEIQHLESLQVRGNVVADISHLIAELLDNATSFSPPGSAVRIGGRRADDSYMLRIVDDGVGIGPDRLSELNELLREPPIVGLSVESTLGISVVSLLANKHGINVTLSAGSPGLTVDVVLPSSLFGPMDAPAEQPPAVAAEPQQTGEQMIAWNDQPVAAATAEPATAEPAVVEPAVAEPAVAEPAVAEPAAAEPMAVAEPAVTVEPSESPSVAPSPEPLRIPEPVEEPVVAAEPMVAEEPVVAEPTVAEPTLAEPMVAAEPMVAAESAAPVAAEPSDWTKMSLDLSSFDSSWDTPASAEPTPAEPALPSVEPAPVAEVAPEPALPSVDPAPVAEVTPAPVAEVTPAPVIEVTPEPVAEVTPEPVAEPAPPAVPAAPNFNLPPPASARPEFDVPPAPPMSANGLSRRPVSPDTARPAPTPTVTDTAPALPTRTQRGTGPEGPDRLAMPANASGDSPVTTSEPGALQAALAAFDSGRAAVNAPAAASLPTRDRVGESAPIVDEPLPVTQSRVDPSALRDRLRAFQSEFTSASGDNAGGHDIYTDQNPDLGGDPR; encoded by the coding sequence ATGCGACGCCTCTCACTTTCGACCAAGCTGTTCGCCGCCGCCCTGCCCCTCATCATCGCGGTCGGCGGCCTGCTCGCACTCACCGTGCGCAGCGACCTCGACAAGATCGAGCGCGCCGAGAGCGGCGCCGACCTGGGCAGCGTGTGGGAGCCACTGATCACCGCCCTGAACGCCGTGGAGGCCGAGGCCGACACGCTCGACGACGACAGCGGTTCCGGCGACGTCGCCACCGCCGACGCCGGCGTCCGCCGTGTGACCGACCAGGCACTCAACGACCTGCGTCTCTCGATCGAGGGGCTCGGCGCCTTCGAGGCCGCCAGCGCCCACGTGACCGCAGGACGTTCCGCACTCTCCGCCGCCCGCCGCAACATCGACATGGCGGCGATCGCACCGGAGATGGCCACCGACGTCGACCCGATCGATGCGTACGCCATGGCCGCCCGGGAGTTCGTGGCCGTCGGCCAGCTCCTCCCGTCGGAAGCCGGCGATGCCGAGCTCGGCCGTGAGCTGCTCGCCGTCGTGAAGCTCGCCGAAGCCAAGCTGCACGCCAACGACGTCCTCGCCGGCACCCGTGCCTGGGAGACCGACCCCACCGACAACTCCCCGCTGGCGCAGTCGCGAGCCGCCTATGCCAGCCTCCTCACCACGTTCGGTGAGTTCGAGGCCATCGCCCCCGAAGACTGGGGCGCCGAGTTCCGCCAGTCCGGGTTCACGACCACGCTCGGTCGCTACAACACCGAACTCACCAGCGCCGCCCGTGCGGCCGACGCCGGGACCGTCGAACTGTTCGACAGCGCCGGCTTCGACACCTTCATCGACCAGGTCGTCGACTTCGAGCGCACGATCAGCCAGAGCATCGTCGAGGGCGCCAACGCCCAGGCCGACGCCACCCGCTCCGCCACGCTGCGTCGCATCGGCATCATCCTCGCCGTCGTCCTCGTCGGTGCGATCGTCGCCTGGTTCATCACCCGCTCGGTGACCCGCCGGGTCAAGGCGGTCGCCAACAGCGCCAACAAGGTCGCCTCCGATCAGCTGCCGGCACTCGTCGAAGCACTCCGCGATCCTCGCGGCAAGGCGGTGCTCCCCGAGATCGAACCGGTCGACGCCAAGGGCAGCGACGACCTCGCCGACCTGGCGCACGCCTTCAACTCGATGCAGGAGACCCTCATCGACGTGGCCCACGAGCAGGTCGAAGTGCTCCGCCGTGGCGTGTCCGACATCTTCATCACGATGGCCCGACGGAACCGGTCGCTCATCGACCGGCAGCTCTCGATGCTCGACGAGTTCGAGGCCAGCGTCGACGACCACCAGGTGTTGTCGAACTACTACCAGCTCGACCACCTCGCCACCCGCATGCGCCGCAACAGCGAATCGCTGCTCGTGCTCGCGAACGCCGAGCCGAAGCGTCGCCGGGTCAAGGCCACCGAGATCGACGACGTCGTGCGTGCCTCGATCGGTGAGGTCGAGGACTACCGCCGCATCGAGATCCAGCACCTCGAGAGCCTGCAGGTCCGCGGCAACGTCGTCGCCGACATCTCGCACCTCATCGCCGAGCTGCTCGACAATGCCACCTCGTTCAGCCCTCCGGGCAGCGCGGTCCGCATCGGCGGCCGTCGTGCCGACGACTCCTACATGCTCCGCATCGTCGACGACGGCGTCGGCATCGGACCGGACCGGTTGTCCGAACTCAACGAACTGCTCCGTGAGCCGCCGATCGTCGGCCTCTCGGTCGAGTCGACGCTCGGTATCTCCGTCGTGTCGCTGCTCGCCAACAAGCACGGCATCAACGTGACGCTCAGCGCCGGCAGCCCCGGACTCACCGTCGACGTCGTCCTCCCGAGCAGCCTGTTCGGACCGATGGACGCCCCGGCCGAGCAGCCGCCCGCGGTCGCCGCCGAGCCGCAGCAGACCGGCGAGCAGATGATCGCCTGGAACGACCAACCGGTCGCCGCCGCCACCGCCGAACCGGCCACTGCCGAGCCCGCTGTCGTCGAGCCGGCTGTTGCCGAGCCGGCCGTTGCCGAGCCGGCCGTTGCCGAGCCGGCCGCTGCCGAGCCGATGGCCGTTGCCGAGCCGGCCGTGACGGTCGAGCCGTCGGAGTCGCCCAGCGTGGCGCCGTCGCCGGAGCCGTTGCGGATCCCCGAGCCGGTCGAGGAGCCCGTCGTGGCTGCCGAGCCGATGGTCGCCGAGGAACCGGTCGTGGCCGAGCCGACGGTCGCCGAGCCGACCCTCGCCGAGCCGATGGTCGCTGCCGAGCCGATGGTCGCTGCCGAGTCGGCAGCCCCCGTGGCAGCCGAACCCTCCGACTGGACGAAGATGTCGCTCGACCTCTCGTCGTTCGACTCATCGTGGGACACCCCGGCATCCGCCGAACCGACTCCTGCCGAACCGGCGCTGCCGAGTGTCGAGCCAGCACCGGTCGCCGAGGTCGCCCCCGAACCGGCGCTGCCGAGCGTCGACCCCGCACCGGTCGCCGAGGTCACACCCGCACCGGTCGCCGAGGTCACACCCGCACCGGTCATCGAGGTCACACCCGAACCGGTCGCCGAGGTCACACCCGAGCCGGTCGCCGAGCCGGCCCCACCCGCCGTGCCGGCCGCGCCGAACTTCAACCTGCCGCCGCCGGCGTCGGCCCGACCCGAGTTCGACGTGCCGCCGGCACCCCCGATGTCGGCCAACGGTCTCAGCCGCCGTCCGGTCAGCCCCGACACCGCACGGCCCGCACCGACCCCGACCGTCACCGACACCGCACCGGCCCTGCCGACCCGCACACAGCGCGGCACCGGCCCCGAAGGCCCCGACCGACTCGCGATGCCGGCGAACGCCTCGGGCGACAGCCCGGTCACCACCAGCGAACCGGGTGCGCTCCAGGCTGCGCTCGCCGCCTTCGACAGTGGCCGAGCCGCCGTCAACGCACCCGCTGCCGCCTCGCTCCCGACCCGTGACCGGGTCGGCGAATCGGCACCGATCGTCGACGAACCGCTGCCCGTCACCCAGAGCCGGGTCGACCCGAGCGCACTGCGCGACCGCCTGCGGGCGTTCCAGTCCGAGTTCACCAGCGCCTCCGGCGACAACGCCGGGGGCCACGACATCTACACCGACCAGAACCCTGATCTCGGAGGGGATCCCCGATGA
- a CDS encoding type II secretion system F family protein yields MPKFAYSAIDSSGAEIEGTTKADTVGTARSLLVEQNLFPIKIEEARGMLDFELTKEKVKKKNLMNFTRQLAVFVKAGIPITDALTTIGDESTDVALRRALTEMVDDLRNGGLFSAAAAQHPQVFPNYYIGILQAAELTGRLDESLDSLAEFIKREMDTRSKVVGALAYPLVVMASSVVTVMILAGYVLPQFKPLFEELDAELPLPTRMMLFIARFFTDLWYITAIAFLMGIATVAFLAMHPTGKEIWQRVSLKLPVIGGIIEYAILERFCAVLGTMLVAGVAVPSAMETTTEAVANVVYREQLDIARQQMLEGSGFTQPLIETELFPGAARQMFKVGEETGTLDQQLEVAAEYFNRELEFRIQRFTTMFEPIMIIFVGLIVGFVAVALVSAMYGVLNGVKSDV; encoded by the coding sequence ATGCCCAAGTTCGCTTATTCCGCCATCGATTCGTCGGGCGCCGAGATCGAGGGCACCACCAAGGCCGACACGGTCGGTACGGCGCGTTCGCTCCTGGTCGAACAGAACCTGTTCCCGATCAAGATCGAGGAAGCCCGCGGGATGCTCGATTTCGAGCTGACCAAGGAGAAGGTCAAGAAGAAGAACCTGATGAACTTCACCCGCCAGCTGGCGGTGTTCGTCAAGGCGGGTATCCCGATCACCGACGCGCTCACCACGATCGGCGACGAGTCGACCGACGTCGCGCTTCGTCGTGCGCTGACCGAGATGGTCGACGACCTCCGCAACGGCGGATTGTTCTCGGCCGCTGCGGCCCAGCACCCGCAGGTGTTCCCGAACTACTACATCGGCATCCTCCAGGCCGCCGAGCTGACGGGTCGTCTCGACGAGTCACTCGATTCGCTCGCCGAGTTCATCAAGCGTGAGATGGACACCCGCTCCAAGGTCGTCGGCGCGCTCGCCTATCCGCTGGTCGTCATGGCCTCGTCGGTGGTCACCGTGATGATCCTCGCCGGCTACGTGCTGCCGCAGTTCAAACCGCTGTTCGAAGAGCTCGACGCGGAACTGCCACTGCCGACCCGGATGATGCTGTTCATCGCCCGGTTCTTCACCGACCTCTGGTACATCACCGCGATTGCGTTCCTGATGGGCATCGCGACGGTCGCGTTTCTAGCGATGCACCCCACCGGCAAGGAGATCTGGCAACGGGTCTCGCTCAAGCTGCCGGTCATCGGCGGCATCATCGAGTACGCGATCCTCGAACGGTTCTGCGCCGTGCTCGGCACCATGTTGGTCGCCGGCGTTGCCGTGCCGTCGGCGATGGAGACCACGACCGAGGCGGTCGCGAACGTCGTCTACCGAGAACAGCTCGACATCGCCCGTCAGCAGATGCTCGAGGGTTCGGGGTTCACCCAGCCGTTGATCGAGACCGAACTCTTCCCGGGCGCTGCCCGTCAGATGTTCAAGGTCGGCGAAGAGACCGGAACGCTCGATCAGCAGCTCGAGGTCGCGGCCGAGTACTTCAACCGTGAACTCGAGTTCCGGATCCAGCGGTTCACCACGATGTTCGAGCCGATCATGATCATCTTCGTCGGCTTGATCGTGGGTTTCGTCGCCGTCGCGCTCGTGTCGGCCATGTACGGCGTGCTCAACGGCGTGAAGAGCGACGTGTGA
- a CDS encoding roadblock/LC7 domain-containing protein yields MNAAAENLNWLVGRFVQQVAAVRQAVVVSSDGLPLAVSDGVDREAGERLAAVASGMIGLAYGSAGRFGAGAVSNVIIEMEQGWMFVTGIRDGSLMCVVTGANADIGTIGYEIAVFADRAGDVLTPELREELKSLMLSRG; encoded by the coding sequence ATGAACGCAGCAGCAGAGAACCTCAACTGGCTCGTTGGACGTTTCGTCCAGCAGGTCGCCGCCGTTCGACAGGCCGTCGTGGTCTCGTCCGATGGATTGCCCCTCGCCGTCTCCGACGGTGTCGACCGGGAGGCAGGCGAACGACTCGCCGCCGTCGCCTCGGGCATGATCGGGCTCGCCTACGGATCGGCCGGACGCTTCGGCGCCGGTGCGGTCTCGAACGTGATCATCGAAATGGAACAGGGCTGGATGTTCGTCACCGGCATCCGGGACGGCTCACTCATGTGCGTCGTCACGGGAGCCAACGCCGACATCGGCACGATCGGCTACGAGATCGCCGTGTTCGCAGACCGCGCCGGTGACGTGCTCACCCCCGAGCTGCGAGAAGAACTCAAGAGCCTCATGCTCTCCAGGGGGTGA
- a CDS encoding type IV pilus twitching motility protein PilT yields the protein MFDPDPVLVTLLQATVNSGASDLHLTVGRAPTARRDGTLVSFENVKILENADTERMIMSLLDEKQKRELDDVYQVDFSFGISGLGRFRANAYNQRNSLALALRVIPFRVRSLEELGCPRSVTTLLNRPYGLVLAVGPTGSGKSTTLAAMIDRINETKPVHILTIEDPVEYLHHHKVAMVNQREVGTDAVSFEQGLRSALREDPDVVLLGEMRDLESIQIALSLAETGHLVFATLHTNDASQALDRMIDVFPSDKRDQIQTMLAGALQGVMSQRLLPAISGGRVAAYEVLMGTEAVRNLVREGKSRQLRNVVATGGPDGMQTIEMDLARLVTSGLVTMEMAQSISAYPAEIQAQVSTLRSQAQAQATTASGQSATSGSGVRSGEEQASAGTNGDGAPTNEAGQPAEPAPAG from the coding sequence ATGTTCGATCCAGATCCGGTGCTCGTCACCTTGTTGCAGGCCACCGTCAACAGCGGTGCCTCCGACCTCCACCTCACCGTCGGCCGCGCGCCGACCGCTCGACGCGACGGCACGCTCGTCAGCTTCGAGAACGTCAAGATTCTCGAGAACGCCGACACCGAGCGGATGATCATGTCGCTGCTCGACGAGAAGCAGAAGCGCGAACTCGACGACGTGTACCAGGTCGACTTCTCGTTCGGCATCTCCGGCCTCGGCCGCTTCCGTGCCAACGCCTACAACCAGCGCAACTCGCTGGCCCTGGCGCTTCGCGTCATCCCGTTCCGGGTGCGTTCGCTCGAAGAGCTCGGTTGCCCGCGTTCGGTCACCACGCTGCTCAACCGGCCGTACGGTCTGGTGCTCGCGGTGGGTCCGACCGGTTCGGGCAAGTCGACCACGCTGGCGGCGATGATCGACCGGATCAACGAGACCAAGCCGGTGCACATCCTCACCATCGAAGACCCGGTCGAGTACCTGCACCACCACAAGGTCGCGATGGTCAACCAGCGCGAGGTCGGCACCGACGCCGTGTCGTTCGAGCAGGGTCTGCGGTCTGCACTTCGTGAAGACCCCGACGTCGTGCTCCTCGGTGAGATGCGAGATCTGGAGTCGATCCAGATCGCTCTCAGCCTCGCCGAGACCGGCCACCTCGTGTTCGCCACGTTGCACACCAACGACGCGTCGCAGGCGCTCGACCGCATGATCGACGTCTTCCCGTCCGACAAGCGCGACCAGATCCAGACCATGCTCGCCGGAGCGCTCCAGGGGGTCATGTCGCAGCGTCTGCTGCCGGCGATCAGCGGCGGTCGTGTCGCGGCGTACGAGGTGCTGATGGGCACCGAGGCGGTGCGCAACCTCGTCCGTGAGGGCAAGAGCCGTCAGCTCCGCAACGTGGTCGCCACCGGTGGCCCCGACGGCATGCAGACGATCGAGATGGACCTCGCCCGTCTGGTCACCTCCGGTCTGGTGACGATGGAGATGGCGCAGTCGATCTCCGCCTACCCGGCCGAGATCCAGGCGCAGGTGTCGACGCTCCGTTCGCAGGCACAGGCGCAGGCCACGACCGCGTCGGGCCAGTCGGCCACCTCGGGTTCGGGCGTCCGCTCGGGCGAGGAGCAGGCCTCGGCCGGAACGAACGGCGACGGCGCCCCGACCAACGAAGCCGGGCAGCCGGCCGAGCCGGCTCCCGCCGGCTGA
- a CDS encoding DUF742 domain-containing protein, producing MIDETELLGDDIEADDEGDATGRLIRPYAITGGRTGGEVEIGLESQIQASTRASQHLGVYRWEAARLIELVQTPMALIELSARLELPLGVARVLVADLIADGAVVLHQPVTTQNFGSLLERVLDGVRNL from the coding sequence ATGATCGACGAGACCGAACTCCTCGGTGATGACATCGAGGCCGATGACGAAGGCGACGCAACCGGCCGTCTGATTCGGCCGTATGCCATCACGGGCGGTCGCACGGGTGGCGAGGTCGAGATCGGCCTCGAGTCACAGATCCAGGCGAGCACCCGTGCCTCGCAGCACCTCGGTGTCTATCGCTGGGAAGCTGCCCGGCTCATCGAGCTCGTGCAGACCCCGATGGCACTCATCGAGCTCTCCGCTCGGCTCGAGCTCCCGCTGGGCGTCGCCCGCGTGCTCGTCGCCGACCTCATCGCCGACGGCGCCGTGGTCCTCCACCAACCCGTCACCACACAGAACTTCGGAAGTCTCTTGGAAAGGGTGCTCGACGGTGTCCGCAACCTCTGA
- a CDS encoding GspE/PulE family protein, with protein MALRKSKDDKRAPESNDTGAPAGGVAVEERPGESVEECVALGQALVEGGHLPSESLAEALTDGKGELWQFGNIALTKYGVGRREYAAALGKACGLPVANTQETEANGEIAEQVDEATARKFYFVPVAEEGGKIVVWGADCSQAKRDAAEAAAGKKFEWFATDPKTVTSYMEQMWRSDADIGRLVATFQEADAAHQAGEEALNEVSLDDQAPVVQLVSRIVGQALRDRASDIHIEPLDKEVRVRYRIDGQLVEAVRLPNSAHNPLVSRLKIMSAMNIVEKRAPQDGQFSTVVDGRPLDVRVSTVATVFGEKVVMRLLDKSKSMVGLHELGMPRETYNTYSKIVHAPYGMVICAGPTGAGKTTTLYATLLEINSTGKNVTTIEDPVEYVFPGINQVGTNERAGLTFATGLKALLRQDPDVILVGEVRDADTARIAVQSALTGHFVLSSLHGNDSVAAVHRLLDMGIEAFLVASAVVAVVSQRLVRRLCDNCKEEYEPTADEIAVFRQHSGGSDKVHFFRGKGCSYCSNTGFHGRIGVYELLKITPELRRLIVGWATTEELRRLAVAQGMRTMLREAMQLVEDDVTTIPEVVKTLFAS; from the coding sequence ATGGCACTGCGCAAGAGCAAAGACGACAAGCGAGCACCCGAGTCGAACGACACGGGCGCGCCCGCTGGTGGCGTCGCTGTCGAGGAACGCCCCGGTGAGAGCGTCGAGGAGTGTGTCGCCCTCGGGCAGGCGCTGGTCGAAGGAGGCCACCTGCCGAGCGAGTCGCTCGCGGAGGCGCTGACCGACGGCAAGGGCGAACTGTGGCAGTTCGGCAACATCGCGTTGACGAAGTACGGCGTCGGTCGTCGTGAGTACGCGGCGGCGCTCGGCAAGGCGTGCGGTCTGCCGGTGGCCAACACCCAGGAGACCGAAGCCAACGGCGAGATCGCCGAGCAGGTCGACGAGGCCACGGCCCGCAAGTTCTACTTCGTCCCGGTCGCCGAAGAGGGTGGCAAGATCGTCGTCTGGGGCGCCGACTGTTCGCAGGCCAAGCGCGACGCCGCCGAGGCCGCGGCCGGCAAGAAGTTCGAGTGGTTCGCCACCGACCCGAAGACGGTCACCTCCTACATGGAGCAGATGTGGCGCTCCGACGCCGACATCGGCCGTCTCGTCGCCACGTTCCAAGAGGCCGACGCTGCCCATCAGGCGGGCGAAGAGGCGCTCAACGAGGTCAGCCTCGATGATCAGGCCCCGGTCGTCCAGCTCGTGTCGCGGATCGTCGGTCAGGCGCTGCGCGACCGTGCGTCCGACATCCACATCGAGCCGCTCGACAAGGAAGTCCGTGTCCGGTACCGCATCGACGGTCAGCTGGTCGAGGCGGTGCGTCTGCCGAACTCGGCGCACAACCCGCTCGTCAGCCGCCTGAAGATCATGTCGGCGATGAACATCGTCGAGAAGCGTGCACCGCAGGACGGCCAGTTCTCCACCGTCGTCGACGGTCGCCCGCTCGACGTGCGTGTCTCGACCGTCGCCACCGTGTTCGGTGAGAAGGTCGTCATGCGTCTGCTCGACAAGAGCAAGTCGATGGTCGGTCTGCACGAGCTCGGCATGCCGCGCGAGACCTACAACACCTACTCCAAGATCGTCCACGCGCCGTACGGCATGGTGATCTGTGCCGGTCCGACCGGTGCCGGCAAGACCACGACCCTGTACGCGACGCTGCTCGAGATCAACTCGACCGGCAAGAACGTGACCACGATCGAAGACCCGGTCGAGTACGTGTTCCCCGGCATCAACCAGGTGGGCACCAACGAACGTGCCGGTCTGACCTTCGCCACCGGCCTCAAGGCCCTCCTCCGACAGGACCCCGACGTCATCCTCGTCGGTGAGGTTCGCGACGCCGACACCGCCCGCATCGCGGTGCAGTCGGCGCTCACCGGTCACTTCGTGCTCTCGTCACTCCACGGCAACGACTCGGTCGCCGCCGTGCACCGTCTGCTCGACATGGGCATCGAGGCGTTCCTCGTCGCGTCGGCCGTCGTGGCCGTCGTGTCGCAGCGCCTCGTGCGCCGCCTGTGCGACAACTGCAAGGAGGAGTACGAGCCCACCGCCGACGAGATCGCCGTGTTCCGCCAGCATTCGGGCGGTTCCGACAAGGTCCACTTCTTCCGGGGCAAGGGCTGCAGCTACTGCTCGAACACCGGTTTCCACGGCCGCATCGGTGTGTACGAGTTGCTGAAGATCACGCCGGAGCTTCGGCGCCTGATCGTCGGCTGGGCCACCACCGAAGAGCTCCGCCGTCTGGCCGTCGCCCAGGGCATGCGCACGATGTTGCGTGAAGCCATGCAGCTCGTCGAAGACGACGTGACCACCATCCCCGAGGTCGTCAAGACCTTGTTCGCCTCATGA